A window from Sinorhizobium fredii encodes these proteins:
- the atpD gene encoding F0F1 ATP synthase subunit beta, translating to MAKAATPKETAAAKKPAAPKKAATAKTAAVVATGAVGRVTQVIGAVVDVAFEEGQLPQILNALETDNKGNRLVLEVAQHLGENSVRTIAMDSTEGLVRGQSVTDTGGPISVPVGKETLGRIMNVIGEPVDEAGPVETSARRAIHQDAPAYVEQSTEAQILVTGIKVVDLLAPYAKGGKIGLFGGAGVGKTVLIMELINNVAKAHGGYSVFAGVGERTREGNDLYHEMIESGVNKHGGGEGSKAALVYGQMNEPPGARARVALTGLTIAEHFRDEGQDVLFFVDNIFRFTQAGSEVSALLGRIPSAVGYQPTLATDMGAMQERITTTTKGSITSVQAIYVPADDLTDPAPATSFAHLDATTVLSRSIAEKGIYPAVDPLDSTSRMLDPMIVGEEHYEVSRKVQSTLQRYKALQDIIAILGMDELSEEDKLAVARARKIERFLSQPFFVAEVFTGSPGKLVALEDTIKGFKGLVNGEYDHLPEAAFYMVGSIEEAIEKAKKLAAEAA from the coding sequence ATGGCTAAGGCAGCTACCCCGAAAGAAACCGCAGCGGCGAAGAAGCCCGCTGCTCCGAAGAAGGCAGCTACCGCCAAGACAGCCGCTGTTGTGGCTACGGGTGCTGTCGGCCGCGTGACGCAGGTCATCGGCGCCGTCGTCGACGTCGCCTTCGAAGAGGGCCAGCTCCCGCAGATCCTGAACGCGCTGGAAACCGACAACAAGGGCAACCGCCTGGTTCTCGAAGTCGCCCAGCATCTCGGCGAAAACTCCGTCCGCACGATCGCCATGGACTCGACCGAAGGTCTGGTTCGCGGCCAGTCGGTCACCGACACCGGCGGCCCGATCTCGGTTCCGGTCGGCAAGGAAACGCTCGGCCGCATCATGAACGTCATCGGCGAGCCGGTCGACGAAGCCGGCCCGGTCGAGACCTCGGCCCGCCGCGCCATCCACCAGGACGCGCCGGCCTATGTCGAACAGTCTACGGAAGCGCAGATCCTGGTCACCGGCATCAAGGTCGTCGACCTGCTCGCACCCTACGCCAAGGGCGGCAAGATCGGCCTCTTCGGCGGTGCAGGCGTCGGCAAGACCGTTCTGATCATGGAACTGATCAACAACGTCGCCAAGGCACACGGCGGCTATTCGGTGTTTGCAGGCGTCGGCGAACGCACCCGCGAAGGCAACGACCTCTACCACGAAATGATCGAATCCGGCGTGAACAAGCACGGCGGTGGCGAAGGCTCGAAGGCTGCGCTGGTTTACGGCCAGATGAACGAGCCGCCGGGCGCCCGCGCCCGCGTCGCGCTCACCGGTCTGACGATCGCCGAGCACTTCCGCGACGAAGGCCAGGACGTTCTGTTCTTCGTCGACAACATCTTCCGCTTCACCCAGGCAGGCTCGGAAGTGTCGGCTCTGCTCGGCCGTATTCCGTCGGCCGTGGGCTATCAGCCGACGCTCGCCACCGACATGGGCGCGATGCAGGAGCGCATCACCACGACGACCAAGGGCTCGATCACCTCGGTGCAGGCGATCTATGTTCCGGCCGACGACTTGACCGATCCGGCGCCGGCGACCTCGTTCGCCCACCTCGACGCGACGACCGTTCTGTCGCGCTCGATCGCCGAAAAGGGCATCTACCCGGCCGTGGACCCGCTCGACTCCACGTCGCGCATGCTCGACCCGATGATCGTCGGCGAAGAACACTACGAAGTGTCGCGCAAGGTCCAGTCGACCCTGCAGCGCTACAAGGCGCTCCAGGACATCATCGCCATCCTCGGCATGGACGAGCTTTCCGAAGAGGACAAGCTCGCCGTTGCCCGCGCCCGCAAGATCGAGCGCTTCCTGTCGCAGCCGTTCTTCGTCGCCGAAGTCTTCACCGGTTCGCCGGGCAAGCTGGTCGCTCTCGAAGACACGATCAAGGGCTTCAAGGGTCTCGTCAACGGCGAGTACGACCACCTGCCGGAAGCCGCCTTCTACATGGTGGGCTCCATTGAGGAAGCCATCGAGAAGGCCAAGAAGCTGGCTGCCGAAGCCGCCTGA
- a CDS encoding F0F1 ATP synthase subunit gamma: MPSLKDLKNRIASVKATQKITKAMKMVAAAKLRRAQEAAEAARPYSQRMAAVLANIAQAVGGDDSAPALMTGTGRDDTHLLVVCTAERGLCGGFNSQIARFARDHVRKLLAQGKTVKIICVGKKGFDILRREFASLIIDRVDLREVKKIGFENADRIGHKVIELFEKGEFDVCTLFYSEFKSVISQVPTAQQLVPASAGPVAAEADSASAIYEYEPDAGAILTDLIPRNISVQIFRALLENVAGEMGAKMSAMDNATRNAGEMINKLTLNYNRQRQAQITKELIEIISGAEAL, encoded by the coding sequence ATGCCTTCACTTAAGGATCTGAAGAACCGGATCGCCTCCGTCAAGGCGACGCAGAAGATCACCAAGGCGATGAAGATGGTCGCCGCGGCGAAGCTTCGGCGTGCCCAGGAGGCGGCCGAGGCCGCTCGGCCCTATTCGCAGCGCATGGCTGCCGTTCTCGCCAACATCGCCCAGGCGGTCGGCGGGGACGACAGCGCGCCGGCGTTGATGACGGGCACCGGCCGCGACGACACGCACCTCTTGGTCGTCTGCACGGCCGAGCGCGGCCTTTGCGGCGGCTTCAACTCGCAGATCGCCCGCTTTGCCCGCGATCACGTGCGCAAGCTGCTCGCCCAGGGCAAGACGGTCAAGATCATCTGCGTCGGCAAGAAGGGTTTCGATATCCTGCGGCGCGAATTCGCGTCGCTGATCATCGATCGCGTCGACTTGCGCGAGGTCAAGAAGATCGGTTTCGAGAATGCCGACCGGATCGGCCACAAGGTCATCGAACTCTTCGAAAAGGGCGAGTTCGACGTCTGCACCTTGTTCTATTCCGAGTTCAAGTCCGTCATTTCGCAGGTTCCGACCGCCCAGCAGCTCGTTCCGGCCTCGGCCGGCCCGGTTGCTGCCGAGGCAGACAGTGCATCGGCGATCTACGAATACGAACCGGACGCTGGCGCCATCCTCACCGATCTCATTCCGCGCAACATTTCCGTCCAGATCTTCCGGGCCCTGCTCGAGAACGTCGCCGGCGAAATGGGCGCCAAGATGAGTGCCATGGACAATGCGACGCGCAATGCCGGTGAGATGATCAACAAGCTGACGCTCAACTACAACCGTCAGCGGCAGGCGCAGATCACCAAGGAACTCATTGAAATCATCTCGGGCGCGGAAGCGCTCTAA
- a CDS encoding saccharopine dehydrogenase family protein: MKDIVIIGAGKIGSTIAWMLAHTGDYRVCIADRSAEQLQQVESHDAISTVAIDIADRKALVGLLTGKFAVLSAAPFHLTVAIAEAAAEAEIHYLDLTEDVESTRLVKAIATEAKTAFIPQCGLAPGFISIVANDLTRHFDTLESVRMRVGALPQYPSNALNYNLTWSTDGVINEYIEPCEAIVEGSLIEVPAMEEREEFSLDGVTYEAFNTSGGLGTLCETLKGKVRTLNYKTIRYPGHAAIFKALLNDLGLRHRREVLKDILENALPTTTQDVVVIFVTVSGFRQGRLIQETYANKVYSGVVAGRMHSGIQITTAGSICAVLDLLAEEKIPTRGFVRQEDISLDTFLANRFGHYYAQRHETERAAG; this comes from the coding sequence ATGAAAGACATCGTTATCATCGGCGCCGGCAAGATCGGCTCGACGATTGCCTGGATGCTCGCCCATACCGGCGATTACCGCGTCTGCATCGCCGACCGCAGCGCCGAGCAATTGCAGCAGGTCGAGAGCCACGACGCGATTTCGACCGTCGCCATCGACATCGCCGACAGGAAGGCCCTCGTCGGCTTGCTGACCGGCAAGTTCGCGGTCTTGAGCGCCGCTCCCTTCCACCTGACGGTCGCGATCGCCGAGGCTGCAGCGGAAGCGGAGATCCACTATCTCGACCTCACCGAAGACGTCGAATCGACCCGACTGGTCAAGGCGATCGCGACGGAGGCGAAGACCGCCTTCATCCCGCAATGCGGTCTGGCCCCCGGCTTCATCTCGATCGTCGCCAATGATCTGACCCGGCATTTCGACACGCTCGAAAGCGTGCGCATGCGCGTCGGCGCCCTGCCGCAATATCCGTCGAATGCGCTCAACTACAATCTCACCTGGAGCACCGACGGCGTCATCAACGAATATATCGAACCCTGCGAGGCGATCGTCGAAGGGTCGCTGATCGAGGTTCCGGCAATGGAGGAGCGCGAGGAGTTTTCGCTCGACGGCGTCACCTACGAAGCCTTCAACACCTCCGGCGGCCTCGGCACGCTGTGCGAGACGCTGAAGGGCAAGGTTCGGACGCTCAACTACAAGACGATCCGCTACCCAGGCCACGCGGCGATCTTCAAGGCGCTGCTGAACGATCTCGGCCTGCGCCACCGCCGCGAGGTGCTGAAGGATATCCTCGAGAACGCCCTGCCGACCACAACCCAGGACGTCGTCGTCATCTTCGTCACCGTCTCCGGCTTCCGCCAGGGCCGTCTCATCCAGGAGACCTATGCCAACAAGGTCTATAGCGGCGTCGTTGCCGGACGCATGCACAGCGGCATCCAGATCACCACGGCCGGCAGCATCTGCGCTGTTCTCGACTTGCTAGCCGAAGAAAAGATCCCGACCAGGGGCTTCGTCCGCCAGGAGGACATTTCCCTCGACACCTTCCTCGCCAACCGCTTCGGCCACTACTACGCCCAGAGGCACGAAACGGAACGCGCGGCGGGCTAG
- a CDS encoding F0F1 ATP synthase subunit epsilon, with the protein MADSFNFELVSPERLLLSAQVTEVVIPATEGEMTVMANHAPTMTTVKPGVVTVKTADGKTERFAVFGGFADILPTGCTLLAESAVHVDELDRTVLENRIDEARAELEGAIDEKKTRVEQFIAELTRLGEIVIPA; encoded by the coding sequence ATGGCCGACAGTTTCAATTTCGAGCTTGTTTCCCCGGAGCGCCTGCTGCTTTCCGCGCAGGTGACCGAAGTCGTCATCCCGGCAACCGAGGGTGAGATGACCGTGATGGCCAACCACGCTCCGACCATGACGACCGTCAAGCCGGGCGTCGTTACGGTCAAGACGGCCGACGGCAAGACAGAGCGTTTCGCCGTCTTCGGTGGCTTCGCCGACATCCTGCCGACCGGCTGCACGCTGCTTGCCGAATCGGCGGTGCATGTCGACGAACTCGACCGCACGGTCCTCGAAAACCGCATCGACGAGGCGCGCGCTGAGTTGGAAGGCGCGATCGACGAGAAGAAGACCCGCGTCGAGCAGTTCATCGCCGAACTGACGAGGCTCGGGGAGATCGTCATCCCCGCCTGA
- a CDS encoding Lrp/AsnC family transcriptional regulator: MQVTDKDRELLAILSDNARMPTATIARRLGLSRTTVQARIERLEREGVIAGYGVRLAESYEKGLVKAHVLITIAPRALSRVTPELSAIREIRTLHSVSGSFDLIAIVAAASISELDLLIDRIGEIEGVEKTLSSIILSTRIDR; encoded by the coding sequence ATGCAGGTCACCGACAAGGACCGCGAACTTCTTGCCATCCTCAGCGACAATGCGCGCATGCCGACGGCGACGATCGCCCGGCGGCTCGGCCTTTCGCGCACCACCGTGCAGGCGCGCATAGAGCGGCTGGAGCGCGAGGGGGTGATCGCCGGGTATGGCGTGCGGCTGGCGGAAAGCTACGAAAAGGGACTGGTGAAGGCACATGTGCTGATCACGATCGCGCCGCGGGCGCTGAGCCGCGTGACGCCGGAGTTGAGCGCGATCCGCGAGATCCGCACCCTGCATTCGGTCAGCGGCAGCTTCGACTTGATCGCCATCGTCGCCGCGGCATCGATCAGCGAGCTGGACCTGCTGATCGATCGGATCGGCGAGATCGAGGGCGTCGAAAAGACGCTGTCGTCGATCATTCTGTCGACCCGCATCGATCGCTGA
- a CDS encoding metal ABC transporter permease, translated as MMSLDMLLVVFEFGFMRNALMISVLVAIPTAMLSCFLVLKGWSLMGDAISHAVFPGVVISYIVGLPLAVGAFAAGMCCALLTGYLKDNSRIKQDTVMGVVFSGMFGLGLVLYVNIQSDVHLDHILFGDMLGIGWGDILETGLIALLAAGILSLKWRDLLLHAFDPAQARAVGLPVGWLHYGLLAILSLTIVGALKAVGLILAIAMLIAPGAIAYLVTRTFRGMLIAAVAVAVVASFSGVYLSFFIDSAPAPTIVLLMTAIFLVAFAFSTWRTARMEAKRTSVE; from the coding sequence ATGATGTCGCTCGACATGCTCCTTGTCGTCTTCGAATTCGGGTTCATGCGCAACGCGCTGATGATCTCGGTGCTGGTGGCGATCCCAACGGCGATGCTCTCCTGTTTCCTGGTGCTGAAAGGCTGGTCGCTGATGGGCGACGCCATCTCGCACGCGGTCTTCCCTGGCGTCGTGATCTCCTACATCGTCGGCCTGCCGCTTGCCGTCGGCGCCTTTGCCGCCGGCATGTGCTGCGCGTTGCTCACCGGCTACCTCAAGGACAACAGCCGCATCAAGCAGGACACGGTGATGGGCGTCGTCTTTTCCGGCATGTTCGGCCTTGGCCTCGTGCTCTATGTGAACATCCAGAGCGACGTGCATCTCGACCACATCCTGTTCGGCGACATGCTCGGCATCGGCTGGGGCGACATCCTCGAGACGGGCCTGATCGCACTCCTCGCCGCCGGCATTCTCTCGCTGAAATGGCGCGACCTGCTGCTGCACGCCTTCGATCCGGCCCAGGCGCGTGCCGTCGGCCTGCCGGTCGGCTGGCTGCATTACGGACTGCTCGCCATCCTGTCACTGACGATCGTCGGCGCCTTGAAGGCCGTCGGATTGATCCTTGCCATCGCCATGCTGATCGCCCCCGGCGCAATCGCTTATCTGGTAACGCGGACGTTTCGCGGCATGCTGATCGCTGCGGTCGCCGTCGCCGTCGTCGCCTCCTTCTCGGGCGTCTACCTTTCCTTCTTCATCGACAGCGCCCCGGCCCCGACCATCGTCCTCCTGATGACGGCGATCTTCCTCGTTGCCTTCGCATTTTCCACCTGGCGGACGGCTCGGATGGAAGCGAAGCGGACGAGCGTCGAATAA
- a CDS encoding F0F1 ATP synthase subunit delta: MPVADTSQLISGVAERYASSLFELALEAGSVEAVGAELDRVQALIDGSDDLKRLIVSPVFSAEDQFKAVSALVAQFGFSGLVGNFLKVVARNRRLFALPGSIRAFRLIAARHRGEITADVTSAHALTEAQQNELKATLKGVTGKDVAVNVTVDPSILGGLIVKVGSRQIDTSLRTKLSTLKLALKEVG, encoded by the coding sequence GTGCCCGTGGCCGACACATCCCAGCTTATTTCCGGTGTTGCAGAAAGATATGCGTCCTCGCTTTTCGAGCTCGCCCTGGAGGCTGGTTCCGTCGAGGCGGTCGGTGCCGAACTCGATCGCGTCCAGGCGCTGATCGATGGCAGCGACGATCTGAAGCGGCTGATCGTAAGCCCGGTCTTTTCCGCCGAGGACCAGTTCAAGGCCGTTTCGGCGCTCGTCGCACAGTTCGGCTTCTCCGGTCTGGTCGGCAATTTCCTCAAGGTCGTGGCGCGCAACCGCCGCCTGTTCGCGCTGCCGGGCAGCATCAGGGCGTTCCGCCTGATTGCCGCACGCCACCGCGGCGAAATCACTGCCGACGTCACGTCGGCACATGCGCTCACCGAGGCGCAGCAAAACGAATTGAAGGCGACGCTCAAGGGCGTCACCGGCAAAGACGTGGCGGTCAACGTCACCGTCGACCCGTCTATTCTTGGAGGTCTGATCGTCAAGGTCGGTTCCCGCCAGATTGACACCTCCCTTCGCACCAAACTCTCTACCCTTAAGCTTGCACTGAAAGAGGTCGGCTGA
- the atpA gene encoding F0F1 ATP synthase subunit alpha — MDIRAAEISAILKDQIKNFGQEAEVSEVGQVLSVGDGIARVYGLDNVQAGEMVEFPGGIRGMALNLEADNVGVVIFGSDRDIKEGDTVKRTGAIVDVPVGPELLGRVVDALGNPIDGKGPINAKQRARVDVKAPGIIPRKSVHEPMSTGLKAIDALIPVGRGQRELVIGDRQTGKTAIILDTILNQKAIHDNGPEGDKLYCVYVAIGQKRSTVAQFVKVLEERGALQYSIIVAATASDPAPMQYLAPFAGCAMGEYFRDNGKHALIGYDDLSKQAVAYRQMSLLLRRPPGREAYPGDVFYLHSRLLERAAKLSDEKGAGSLTALPVIETQGNDVSAFIPTNVISITDGQIFLETDLFYQGIRPAVNVGLSVSRVGSSAQIKAMKQVAGSIKGELAQYREMAAFAQFGSDLDAATQRLLNRGARLTELLKQPQFSPLKTEEQVAVIFAGVNGYLDKLPVNQVGKFEHGLLSYLRSEGKAVLDTIRTEKAISDDTKAKLKAAIDSFSKSFA; from the coding sequence ATGGATATCCGCGCCGCGGAAATTTCCGCAATTCTCAAAGATCAGATCAAAAATTTCGGCCAGGAAGCAGAAGTCTCCGAAGTCGGCCAGGTGCTCTCCGTCGGTGACGGTATTGCCCGCGTCTACGGCCTCGACAATGTCCAGGCAGGCGAGATGGTCGAATTCCCGGGTGGAATTCGTGGCATGGCGCTGAACCTCGAAGCCGACAATGTCGGTGTGGTTATCTTCGGCTCCGACCGTGACATCAAGGAAGGCGACACCGTCAAGCGGACCGGCGCCATCGTCGACGTTCCGGTCGGTCCGGAACTGCTCGGCCGCGTCGTCGACGCGCTCGGCAACCCGATCGACGGCAAGGGCCCGATCAACGCCAAGCAGCGCGCCCGCGTCGACGTCAAGGCGCCCGGCATCATTCCGCGCAAGTCGGTGCACGAGCCGATGTCGACCGGCCTCAAGGCCATCGACGCGCTCATCCCGGTCGGCCGCGGCCAGCGCGAGCTGGTTATCGGCGACCGCCAGACCGGCAAGACCGCGATCATCCTCGACACGATCCTCAACCAGAAGGCCATTCACGACAATGGTCCTGAAGGTGACAAGCTCTATTGCGTCTACGTCGCCATCGGCCAGAAGCGCTCGACGGTTGCGCAGTTCGTGAAGGTGCTCGAAGAGCGCGGCGCCCTGCAATACTCGATCATCGTTGCCGCCACGGCTTCCGACCCGGCGCCGATGCAGTACCTCGCACCGTTCGCCGGCTGCGCAATGGGCGAATACTTCCGCGACAACGGCAAGCATGCGCTGATCGGCTATGACGACCTTTCCAAGCAGGCCGTCGCCTACCGCCAGATGTCGCTGCTCTTGCGCCGCCCGCCGGGCCGCGAAGCCTATCCGGGCGACGTCTTCTACCTGCATTCCCGCCTGCTGGAGCGCGCCGCAAAGCTCTCCGACGAAAAGGGCGCTGGCTCGCTGACCGCTCTTCCGGTCATCGAAACGCAGGGCAACGACGTGTCCGCGTTCATCCCGACCAACGTGATCTCAATCACCGACGGCCAGATCTTCCTTGAAACGGACCTGTTCTACCAGGGCATCCGTCCGGCCGTAAACGTCGGTCTGTCGGTTTCGCGCGTCGGCTCCTCGGCCCAGATCAAGGCGATGAAGCAGGTCGCAGGCTCGATCAAGGGCGAGCTCGCCCAGTACCGCGAAATGGCCGCCTTTGCGCAGTTCGGCTCGGACCTCGATGCCGCTACGCAGCGTCTGCTCAACCGCGGCGCCCGCCTGACCGAACTCCTGAAGCAGCCGCAGTTCTCGCCGCTGAAGACGGAAGAGCAGGTCGCGGTGATCTTCGCCGGCGTCAACGGCTACCTCGACAAGCTGCCGGTCAACCAGGTCGGCAAGTTCGAGCACGGGCTGCTTTCCTACCTGCGTTCGGAAGGCAAGGCCGTTCTGGATACCATCCGCACGGAAAAGGCGATCTCGGACGACACCAAGGCCAAGCTGAAGGCTGCCATCGACAGCTTCTCCAAGTCTTTCGCCTGA
- a CDS encoding DUF6030 family protein → MEKKQKGRSGVAFFLSAVALVFTAILATVLLANEQRNLKQVLTAMGFQDVLREAAPTPAPEAARPRPKETEPLRALLPVRTFADLRTPEQQFIRQIRSDPRALCERLREAGFRELAWKSAESGRWECSSLVSFVRPGAATSSSIFIFVKGSDEDEITSFRVKLNIEHSEDTQAVTSAAATAASVFLKQVHWADSESVTLKIQALSEFDLKRFGSRIQFKRESGDTPRYNFLANQAAPRRAKSAAELYFDREKWLAPWDGSIVSTIRGPETWNRTPAPRQPRTETLPDGGDPTDSTTVR, encoded by the coding sequence ATGGAGAAGAAGCAGAAAGGCCGTTCCGGCGTCGCTTTCTTCCTGTCCGCCGTGGCGCTGGTCTTCACGGCGATCCTGGCGACTGTGCTGCTCGCCAACGAGCAACGCAATCTGAAACAGGTGCTGACGGCGATGGGGTTTCAGGACGTGCTCCGTGAAGCCGCGCCGACGCCGGCGCCCGAAGCGGCCCGCCCGCGTCCCAAGGAAACCGAGCCGTTGCGGGCGCTGCTGCCGGTCCGGACGTTCGCGGACCTCCGCACGCCCGAGCAGCAATTCATCCGGCAGATCCGCAGCGACCCGCGCGCTTTGTGCGAGCGCCTGCGCGAGGCCGGTTTTCGCGAACTTGCATGGAAGTCGGCCGAGAGCGGCCGCTGGGAATGTTCCTCGCTCGTGTCCTTTGTCCGCCCCGGCGCGGCGACAAGCTCTTCCATCTTCATCTTCGTCAAAGGCAGCGACGAGGATGAAATCACCTCGTTTCGGGTGAAGCTCAACATCGAGCATTCCGAAGACACCCAGGCGGTTACCAGTGCCGCGGCGACGGCCGCTTCGGTCTTCCTGAAGCAGGTGCACTGGGCCGATAGCGAAAGCGTCACGTTGAAGATACAGGCGCTCAGCGAATTCGATCTCAAGCGCTTCGGCAGCCGCATCCAGTTCAAACGCGAATCCGGCGACACGCCACGCTACAACTTCCTCGCCAACCAGGCGGCGCCCAGGCGGGCGAAAAGCGCCGCCGAGCTTTACTTCGATCGCGAGAAATGGCTGGCGCCATGGGATGGCTCGATTGTTTCCACCATCCGCGGCCCGGAAACTTGGAACAGGACTCCCGCACCACGCCAGCCGAGAACCGAAACCTTGCCTGACGGCGGCGACCCGACCGACAGCACCACGGTCCGCTGA